Proteins found in one Mycteria americana isolate JAX WOST 10 ecotype Jacksonville Zoo and Gardens chromosome 8, USCA_MyAme_1.0, whole genome shotgun sequence genomic segment:
- the DBN1 gene encoding drebrin isoform X2: protein MAGVGFAAHRLELLASYQDVIGEDSPTDWALYTYEDGSDDLKLAASGGGGLLELSGHFEIQKVMYGFCSVKDPQAVLPKYVLVNWVGEDVPDARKCACASHVAKIAEFFQGVDVIVNASSVEDIDPGAIGQRLSNGLARVSSPVLHRLRLREDENTEPVKTDATVEMKRLNREQFWEQAKKEEELRKEEERKKALDARLRFEQERMEQERLEQEERERRYREREEQIEEHRRKQQSMEAEEARQRLKEQSIFGEQQEEDDRQQLRKSESEVEEAAAIIAQRPDNPRDFFKQQERVASGSSDAVSPGSHRTGSQSDAYRKASAAGCSPCESSPAATPLGEPGTRASGDETPATPKDSPSPSTQEAGPAAPEQHWPFPGPEDKATEPPGDEPGPRPAWTAGGDALGDLVTLEPTEPSPPPAAAEPQPGETPNPETLIDLWQSDGVTPAAAWPLPATPVPEGPPAALPDEGALLSLDELPEPPATFCDAEQEEEAAGGGDPQPRGLGCQHGPQEDTLGRETPPITNGEMAPKDGTPGRGEQASEGYFSQSQEEEVPPPEEPSAKAPQPVFYNKPPEIDITCWDADPLPEEEESFGGGL, encoded by the exons GGCCCTCTACACGTACGAGGATGGCTCTGATGACCTGAAGCTGGCAGCATCTGGAG GTGGAGGTTTGCTGGAGCTGTCTGGACACTTTGAGATCCAGAAGGTGATGTACGGCTTCTGCAGTGTCAAGGACCCCCAGGCTGTGCTCCCCAAATATGTCCTCGTCAACTGG GTGGGCGAGGACGTGCCGGATGCCCGCAAGTGTGCCTGCGCCAGCCACGTGGCCAAGATCGCCGAGTTCTTCCAG GGCGTGGACGTCATTGTCAACGCTAGCAGCGTGGAGGACATCGACCCGGGGGCCATCGGGCAGCGGCTCTCCAACGGACTGGCCCGTGTCTCCAGCCCGGTGCTGCACCGCCTGCGGCTGCGGGAGGACGAGAACACCGAGCCCGTG AAAACTGACGCCACCGTGGAGATGAAGCGGCTCAACCGGGAGCAGTTCTGGGAACAGGCCAAG AAAGAGGAGGAATTGCGTAAGGAGGAGGAGCGGAAAAAGGCCCTGGATGCCCGGCTGCGGTTTGAGCAGGAACGGATGGAGCAGGAgcggctggagcaggaggagcgggagcggcgCTACCGGGAGCGGGAGGAGCAGATCGAGGAGCACAG GCGGAAGCAGCAGAGCATGGAGGCAGAGGAGGCCCGGCAGCGCCTGAAGGAGCAGTCCATCTTC GgggagcagcaagaggaggacgacaggcagcagctcaggaaaTCGGAGTCGGAGGTGGAG GAGGCTGCTGCCATCATCGCTCAGCGACCTGACAACCCCCGGGACTTCTTCAAGCAGCAGGAGCGGGTGGCATCGGGCAGCAGCGACGCCGTCTCACCGGGCAGCCACAGGACAG GCAGCCAGTCGGACGCCTACCGCAAGGCCTCGGCAgcgggctgcagcccctgcgAGTCCAGCCCGGCCGCCACGCCGCTGGGCGAGCCGGGCACCCGCGCCTCGGGCGATGAGACGCCAGCAACGCCCAAAG actcccccagccccagcacccaggagGCCGGGCCAGCCGCCCCCGAGCAGCACTGGCCCTTCCCAGGGCCCGAGGACAAGGCCACCGAGCCCCCTGGGGATGAGCCCGGCCCCAGGCCGGCATGGACAGCGGGGGGTGACGCCCTGGGGGACCTGGTGACCCTGGAGCCCACCGAGCCCTCCCCACCACCCGCGGCCGCCGAGCCCCAGCCGGGGGAGACCCCCAACCCCGAGACCCTCATCGACCTGTGGCAGAGCGACGGGGTGACCCCCGCcgctgcctggcccctgcccgcCACCCCTGTCCCCGAGGGgcccccggccgcgctgcccgacGAGGGGGCCCTGCTGAGCCTGGATGAGCTGCCCGAGCCCCCTGCCACCTTCTGCGACgcggagcaggaggaggaggcggctggCGGGGGTGatccccagccccgggggctcGGCTGCCAGCATGGCCCCCAGGAGGACACCCTGGGCCGAGAGACCCCCCCCATCACCAACGGGGAGATGGCCCCCAAGGACGGGACGCCAGGTCGTGGGGAGCAG GCCAGCGAGGGCTACTTCAGCCAgtcccaggaggaggaggtgccCCCCCCCGAGGAGCCGTCGGCCAAAGCCCCCCAGCCCGTCTTCTACAACAAGCCCCCAG agATCGATATCACGTGCTGGGATGCAGACCCCCtgcccgaggaggaggagagcttCGGGGGGGGCCTGTGa
- the DBN1 gene encoding drebrin isoform X1: MAGVGFAAHRLELLASYQDVIGEDSPTDWALYTYEDGSDDLKLAASGGGGLLELSGHFEIQKVMYGFCSVKDPQAVLPKYVLVNWVGEDVPDARKCACASHVAKIAEFFQGVDVIVNASSVEDIDPGAIGQRLSNGLARVSSPVLHRLRLREDENTEPVGTTYQKTDATVEMKRLNREQFWEQAKKEEELRKEEERKKALDARLRFEQERMEQERLEQEERERRYREREEQIEEHRRKQQSMEAEEARQRLKEQSIFGEQQEEDDRQQLRKSESEVEEAAAIIAQRPDNPRDFFKQQERVASGSSDAVSPGSHRTGSQSDAYRKASAAGCSPCESSPAATPLGEPGTRASGDETPATPKDSPSPSTQEAGPAAPEQHWPFPGPEDKATEPPGDEPGPRPAWTAGGDALGDLVTLEPTEPSPPPAAAEPQPGETPNPETLIDLWQSDGVTPAAAWPLPATPVPEGPPAALPDEGALLSLDELPEPPATFCDAEQEEEAAGGGDPQPRGLGCQHGPQEDTLGRETPPITNGEMAPKDGTPGRGEQASEGYFSQSQEEEVPPPEEPSAKAPQPVFYNKPPEIDITCWDADPLPEEEESFGGGL; this comes from the exons GGCCCTCTACACGTACGAGGATGGCTCTGATGACCTGAAGCTGGCAGCATCTGGAG GTGGAGGTTTGCTGGAGCTGTCTGGACACTTTGAGATCCAGAAGGTGATGTACGGCTTCTGCAGTGTCAAGGACCCCCAGGCTGTGCTCCCCAAATATGTCCTCGTCAACTGG GTGGGCGAGGACGTGCCGGATGCCCGCAAGTGTGCCTGCGCCAGCCACGTGGCCAAGATCGCCGAGTTCTTCCAG GGCGTGGACGTCATTGTCAACGCTAGCAGCGTGGAGGACATCGACCCGGGGGCCATCGGGCAGCGGCTCTCCAACGGACTGGCCCGTGTCTCCAGCCCGGTGCTGCACCGCCTGCGGCTGCGGGAGGACGAGAACACCGAGCCCGTG GGCACCACTTACCAGAAAACTGACGCCACCGTGGAGATGAAGCGGCTCAACCGGGAGCAGTTCTGGGAACAGGCCAAG AAAGAGGAGGAATTGCGTAAGGAGGAGGAGCGGAAAAAGGCCCTGGATGCCCGGCTGCGGTTTGAGCAGGAACGGATGGAGCAGGAgcggctggagcaggaggagcgggagcggcgCTACCGGGAGCGGGAGGAGCAGATCGAGGAGCACAG GCGGAAGCAGCAGAGCATGGAGGCAGAGGAGGCCCGGCAGCGCCTGAAGGAGCAGTCCATCTTC GgggagcagcaagaggaggacgacaggcagcagctcaggaaaTCGGAGTCGGAGGTGGAG GAGGCTGCTGCCATCATCGCTCAGCGACCTGACAACCCCCGGGACTTCTTCAAGCAGCAGGAGCGGGTGGCATCGGGCAGCAGCGACGCCGTCTCACCGGGCAGCCACAGGACAG GCAGCCAGTCGGACGCCTACCGCAAGGCCTCGGCAgcgggctgcagcccctgcgAGTCCAGCCCGGCCGCCACGCCGCTGGGCGAGCCGGGCACCCGCGCCTCGGGCGATGAGACGCCAGCAACGCCCAAAG actcccccagccccagcacccaggagGCCGGGCCAGCCGCCCCCGAGCAGCACTGGCCCTTCCCAGGGCCCGAGGACAAGGCCACCGAGCCCCCTGGGGATGAGCCCGGCCCCAGGCCGGCATGGACAGCGGGGGGTGACGCCCTGGGGGACCTGGTGACCCTGGAGCCCACCGAGCCCTCCCCACCACCCGCGGCCGCCGAGCCCCAGCCGGGGGAGACCCCCAACCCCGAGACCCTCATCGACCTGTGGCAGAGCGACGGGGTGACCCCCGCcgctgcctggcccctgcccgcCACCCCTGTCCCCGAGGGgcccccggccgcgctgcccgacGAGGGGGCCCTGCTGAGCCTGGATGAGCTGCCCGAGCCCCCTGCCACCTTCTGCGACgcggagcaggaggaggaggcggctggCGGGGGTGatccccagccccgggggctcGGCTGCCAGCATGGCCCCCAGGAGGACACCCTGGGCCGAGAGACCCCCCCCATCACCAACGGGGAGATGGCCCCCAAGGACGGGACGCCAGGTCGTGGGGAGCAG GCCAGCGAGGGCTACTTCAGCCAgtcccaggaggaggaggtgccCCCCCCCGAGGAGCCGTCGGCCAAAGCCCCCCAGCCCGTCTTCTACAACAAGCCCCCAG agATCGATATCACGTGCTGGGATGCAGACCCCCtgcccgaggaggaggagagcttCGGGGGGGGCCTGTGa
- the DBN1 gene encoding drebrin isoform X3, whose product MAGVGFAAHRLELLASYQDVIGEDSPTDWALYTYEDGSDDLKLAASGGGGLLELSGHFEIQKVMYGFCSVKDPQAVLPKYVLVNWVGEDVPDARKCACASHVAKIAEFFQGVDVIVNASSVEDIDPGAIGQRLSNGLARVSSPVLHRLRLREDENTEPVGTTYQKTDATVEMKRLNREQFWEQAKKEEELRKEEERKKALDARLRFEQERMEQERLEQEERERRYREREEQIEEHRRKQQSMEAEEARQRLKEQSIFGEQQEEDDRQQLRKSESEVEEAAAIIAQRPDNPRDFFKQQERVASGSSDAVSPGSHRTDSPSPSTQEAGPAAPEQHWPFPGPEDKATEPPGDEPGPRPAWTAGGDALGDLVTLEPTEPSPPPAAAEPQPGETPNPETLIDLWQSDGVTPAAAWPLPATPVPEGPPAALPDEGALLSLDELPEPPATFCDAEQEEEAAGGGDPQPRGLGCQHGPQEDTLGRETPPITNGEMAPKDGTPGRGEQASEGYFSQSQEEEVPPPEEPSAKAPQPVFYNKPPEIDITCWDADPLPEEEESFGGGL is encoded by the exons GGCCCTCTACACGTACGAGGATGGCTCTGATGACCTGAAGCTGGCAGCATCTGGAG GTGGAGGTTTGCTGGAGCTGTCTGGACACTTTGAGATCCAGAAGGTGATGTACGGCTTCTGCAGTGTCAAGGACCCCCAGGCTGTGCTCCCCAAATATGTCCTCGTCAACTGG GTGGGCGAGGACGTGCCGGATGCCCGCAAGTGTGCCTGCGCCAGCCACGTGGCCAAGATCGCCGAGTTCTTCCAG GGCGTGGACGTCATTGTCAACGCTAGCAGCGTGGAGGACATCGACCCGGGGGCCATCGGGCAGCGGCTCTCCAACGGACTGGCCCGTGTCTCCAGCCCGGTGCTGCACCGCCTGCGGCTGCGGGAGGACGAGAACACCGAGCCCGTG GGCACCACTTACCAGAAAACTGACGCCACCGTGGAGATGAAGCGGCTCAACCGGGAGCAGTTCTGGGAACAGGCCAAG AAAGAGGAGGAATTGCGTAAGGAGGAGGAGCGGAAAAAGGCCCTGGATGCCCGGCTGCGGTTTGAGCAGGAACGGATGGAGCAGGAgcggctggagcaggaggagcgggagcggcgCTACCGGGAGCGGGAGGAGCAGATCGAGGAGCACAG GCGGAAGCAGCAGAGCATGGAGGCAGAGGAGGCCCGGCAGCGCCTGAAGGAGCAGTCCATCTTC GgggagcagcaagaggaggacgacaggcagcagctcaggaaaTCGGAGTCGGAGGTGGAG GAGGCTGCTGCCATCATCGCTCAGCGACCTGACAACCCCCGGGACTTCTTCAAGCAGCAGGAGCGGGTGGCATCGGGCAGCAGCGACGCCGTCTCACCGGGCAGCCACAGGACAG actcccccagccccagcacccaggagGCCGGGCCAGCCGCCCCCGAGCAGCACTGGCCCTTCCCAGGGCCCGAGGACAAGGCCACCGAGCCCCCTGGGGATGAGCCCGGCCCCAGGCCGGCATGGACAGCGGGGGGTGACGCCCTGGGGGACCTGGTGACCCTGGAGCCCACCGAGCCCTCCCCACCACCCGCGGCCGCCGAGCCCCAGCCGGGGGAGACCCCCAACCCCGAGACCCTCATCGACCTGTGGCAGAGCGACGGGGTGACCCCCGCcgctgcctggcccctgcccgcCACCCCTGTCCCCGAGGGgcccccggccgcgctgcccgacGAGGGGGCCCTGCTGAGCCTGGATGAGCTGCCCGAGCCCCCTGCCACCTTCTGCGACgcggagcaggaggaggaggcggctggCGGGGGTGatccccagccccgggggctcGGCTGCCAGCATGGCCCCCAGGAGGACACCCTGGGCCGAGAGACCCCCCCCATCACCAACGGGGAGATGGCCCCCAAGGACGGGACGCCAGGTCGTGGGGAGCAG GCCAGCGAGGGCTACTTCAGCCAgtcccaggaggaggaggtgccCCCCCCCGAGGAGCCGTCGGCCAAAGCCCCCCAGCCCGTCTTCTACAACAAGCCCCCAG agATCGATATCACGTGCTGGGATGCAGACCCCCtgcccgaggaggaggagagcttCGGGGGGGGCCTGTGa
- the PRR7 gene encoding proline-rich protein 7, translated as MVMSQGTYTFLTCFAGFWLIWGLIVLLCCFCSYLRRRVKRQQEERLREQSLRALELEPLHYEGYGGSPPGIAIPHRLRLEPHHHHPHHIPPPRPWSCRHESDLSKPPCYEEALLMAEPPPPYSEVLMDTRGLYRKINAPFLSHERLEKQEQPPSYKPLFLDAGYGSALHLPRSASPGPACPDLYLQAECSPRMFPSWTDSELSSRDTYEPGPWHLPVSMPLFGRTTAV; from the exons ATGGTGATGTCCCAGGGCACCTACACCTTCCTCACCTGCTTCGCGGGCTTCTGGCTCATCTGGGGGCTCatcgtgctgctgtgctgcttctgcagctacCTGCGGCGGCGGGTGAAgcggcagcaggaggagcggcTGCGGGAGCAGAGCCTGCGCGCGCTGGAGCTGGAGCCGCTGCACTACGAGGGTTAtgggggcagcccccccggcaTCGCCATTCCCCACCGCCTCCGCCTCGAGCCCCACCATCATCACCCCCACCACATCCCGCCACCCCGGCCCTGGAGCTGCCGGCACG AGTCGGACCTGTCTAAGCCGCCATGCTACGAGGAGGCACTGCTGATGGCGGAGCCCCCCCCGCCGTACAGCGAGGTGCTGATGGACACGCGGGGGCTCTACCGCAAAATCAACGCCCCCTTCCTGAGCCACGAGCggctggagaagcaggagcagCCCCCCAGCTACAAACCCCTTTTCCTGGACGCTGGCTACGGTTCGGCGCTGCACCTGCCCCGCtcggccagccccggccctgcctgcccggACCTCTACCTGCAGGCAGAGTGCTCCCCCCGCATGTTTCCCAGCTGGACGGACTCGGAGCTCAGCAGCAGGGACACCTACGAGCCGGGACCCTGGCACCTCCCGGTCTCCATGCCCCTCTTCGGCAGGACTACCGCTGTCTAA